CGACCTGTTCGGGCGCGTGGTGGTGGAGACGGCGTGGGGGCGGATCGGTGCGCCGGGTCGCACGCTGATGCGCAGTTTCGCGCACGAGGACGATGCGCGGCGCTATGTCCGCGCGCTCCTGCGGCGTCGCGCAGGCGCACCGCGCCGGATCGGTACCGACTATCGGCAGGCCTGATTAGGTAAGCATCACTGTCGTTGAAGCGTGCCGTTGGTGCGACGGACCGATGTCGTACAATGATTTACAATCGTAAGAAAAAGTCGTCTCTTTGCAACATTCTAGTCGTGCCTGTCGGGAGGCGCGGCATCGACGACACATAACGGCCGCCGGTGGTCCGATGCCGCGCGGGTCGTACAGGGAGATCATCGTGACCCATAACGCTTCGACGCGCGCAGCCTTGCGCCACGGGGTCGGCTGTTCCGCGCTCGCGCTCGCCGTCCTGTTCGCCACCCCCGCGTTCGCGCAGGGGCAGACGGCAGGCCAGACCCCGGCGCAATCGACGACGCAGCCGCCCGCGCCGGTCGAGCAAAGCCCGGTCGAGCCGGTCGCTGACGGCGCCGACGATACCCGGGGCAACACCGGCGGCGACATCGTCGTCACCGGCTCGATCCTGCGCACCACCGACCGCGCGACGCCGTCGCCGGTGACGACCGTCAGCGCCGAGGCGCTCGACCAGCGCGGCGTGCAGACCGCGCAGGAGGGCATCCAGCAACTGACCTTCAACAACGGCCCGGCGCTCACCAATTCGTTCAGCGCCAATGGCGCGTTCGCGGGCGGTGCGTCGGCGGTGTCGCTGCGCGGGTTGTCGACCAACTCGACGCTGGTGCTGTTCGACGGCCTGCGCGCCGCTTATTACCCGCTGTCCGACGACGGCACGCGCAACTTCGTCGACCTGAACACGATCCCCGACGAACTGGTCGACCGGATCGAGGTGCTGCGCGACGGCGCATCGTCCAGCTACGGCGCGGATGCGATCGCGGGCGTCGTCAACATCATCACCAAGCGCCAGTACAAGGGCATCGGCGGGCGCGTCGAGGCGGGCATCACCGAGCGCGGCGACGGCGCGAACCAGCGGCTCAGCCTGATCGCGGGCACCGGCGATCTCGATGATAACGGCTACAACGCCTATGTCAGCGGCTTCTACCTGAACCAGAACCCGCTCTATAACCGCGACCGCGGCTATCCCTACAACACCAGCGACCAGCGCCGGATCTGCAACGACGGCAATTGCGGGCCGAACAACGTCGTCAACGGGCTGGACGGCAACGGCGGCTACACCTTCTCCGAAGGCGTGT
This portion of the Sphingomonas phyllosphaerae 5.2 genome encodes:
- a CDS encoding WGR domain-containing protein, translating into MTFDPLPYDPVELVACNPARGVHRRWRLQAMRDLFGRVVVETAWGRIGAPGRTLMRSFAHEDDARRYVRALLRRRAGAPRRIGTDYRQA